The Pseudalkalibacillus hwajinpoensis DNA window AACGAAGATCAGCACGATGAAAATGAGCCCTAACGCCATGAAAATCATGAAGAAAATTTCTGCTGATCGCCCAATTACTTCAATTCCTAGAATACACCCATAAATAATGATAACGATTATTAGAATATTGACGACTAGCAGTGGGGTTTCACTCAATGCAGAGGTGACGATTAATTCTCCGAAATCCCTTAATACTCTTGCTCCAATATAAAGAAAATAAATACTATAAAGACAGGCGATAATTTTACCTGGCCATTTACCTAAAATCTTCTGCGCATAAATGGACAATGGCAGATCAGGATAGCGATTGAATAGTAAACCGTAAATGTAAAAAAGCCCGATTCCGCCAATCATTCCTAATAGGATTGCAATCCACGCATCCTGTTTTGCCTCCGTCCCTAAACCAACGACAACTGCGCTTCCAAGTTCAAATAAAACCATGATAACAAAGAGCTGCTTAGGTGTTATTTTGACAGTAGGCATCATTCCACCTCCTTTTCCGATAATCTACCTTAAGTGTTGTCTGCTTTCTTTCTTCTCATTTTCCCTATGATCACTAAAAGGAATGGAAGAAGCACACAAATTGTAAAGCTGTAAGGAATCCATACTGTTCCTGCAAATTCATTGGCATATGTACTATTTGGAAAAATAACTAAGGAAAGCACGGTTAATATTATTCCTAAAGGAAAGGTAAGGGTGCGGTAATCTTTGACGCCTAATAACTGAGCGAATCCCAGTGTTGAAGAATAAAATAGAATAACTAACTTAAAAAAGATCGTTAGCATCCATATAATGGCAACGATTACCTCAATTCGTTGGATGAAGTTTCCAAGTCTTATCTTTTTCCCAAGAATATAACTTGGGTGTGATTGAATGATCGTGCTATCAATCCCAAGGACAAGAAGACAGGAAGTCGTGATGCTGATCAGAACGATTCCACCCAATAGTGTTCCGATCAATAGACTTTTCCCGGACTTAGGAACAGATTGTACAGCAGGATAGAGCATTAAAAAGACGATAAGTTGTAAATAAGGGATACTCATTGAAAGGATTGCCCCTCTAAAGACAGGCTTTAATCCTTCTTCAAGGAATGGGAGTACGTTTGAGAATTTCGCTTCAGGTAATGCGAAGAGAATTAATACCAGGAATAGACCAATCACCCACGGTAAGAATATTTCACCACATCGAACAATGGTTTCAAGTCCAAGTCGTGTAGCATAGATGATCAGGCTTATAAAAAGAATACTGATCACTTCAATTGGCGTATGAATTAAGATATGTGTTGTTAGGAAATTCACTAAATCC harbors:
- a CDS encoding GerAB/ArcD/ProY family transporter translates to MEKLKISALQFTNIVILFTIGSSILIIPSGVAEEARQDGWLAGIVGLAGGILVILLFNALQKQHPNLTLSESCEVILGKWVGKGVSFIFISFFFMLASTVMWDLVNFLTTHILIHTPIEVISILFISLIIYATRLGLETIVRCGEIFLPWVIGLFLVLILFALPEAKFSNVLPFLEEGLKPVFRGAILSMSIPYLQLIVFLMLYPAVQSVPKSGKSLLIGTLLGGIVLISITTSCLLVLGIDSTIIQSHPSYILGKKIRLGNFIQRIEVIVAIIWMLTIFFKLVILFYSSTLGFAQLLGVKDYRTLTFPLGIILTVLSLVIFPNSTYANEFAGTVWIPYSFTICVLLPFLLVIIGKMRRKKADNT